The sequence below is a genomic window from Nitrospirota bacterium.
TTCTAACAGTGCACACGAAGGAAATTAGAGAGATAAAGAGGTTTTGAGGAAATAAATGCGAACTATCGACAAGTTGGTTATCAGAACACATTTAAGCCGCTGTATGCGTGCGTATCGAAGAAAGTCATGACCCTGAGGGCATGTTGATGGGGGTGTTATGACAACATATGAGGTAGAATTGAAAATCAGAGAGTGGCTAAAACGTCTTTCAAACCGTTTGGGAAATGCAAAAAGGGTTCTTAGCGTTTATTTTCTTTTGTTGCTTATAGCGTTTACTTATCTCCCTTGGTCAATGCAAGTCGATAATGGTACTATATCCGGCAAAGTGTTTATTAAGTATTCGTTTATATGGCAGGAAAATAGCCCATTGAAAATTGATTTCGACCGGCTAATTATCGAAATTTGCATCTTAACAACGTTATTGGTTTTATTTCTGACGTCTTTTGGAAAAAAAGAAATAAGTTTGAGGAAACCGCAGGAAAGTGATATAGGCTCCCAAGTATCGCTCAAAAACCTCTCGCTCACCGACATAAGCATTCTTTCAAAAGAATCCCCAGAAAAATTGAAAGAACTTTACGAACTTCAAGATAAATACAAGAAAATTGAAAAATATGCGGAGCAGATAGGGAAGGACGTTAATACTTATTTGATAGAGAAGGGCATTAGCGAAGAGGCAATAGAGGCGTATTGGCGCATCATGAAAGTTCCAAGATTGAAGCAATAAAGAGGTTAATGGGTCACTTAGAGCATAAAAGGGTCAACTCTTCGATGATGACAAGCAATCATGCCGGAGTAAGTAAATGTCACGGTTGAAGATTTGATAATCTTTAAATCGGCCACTTAGGGAATCCCCAAGGTTCGTGAAGGAGAACACAACTCGTCAGGCTCACTATCAAAGTTATAATATTTCCTTGGCGTTCCTCGCGTCCTCGCGGTAAAAATACCCTGCAAAAAAAGTCTTGTGCTTTTCCACCACAAGTGGCATAATAGTAGCATGAAGGTGGTGGAAAAAGAAAAGGTCATAAGCGGTATGCTCCGGGACGAATTCAAGCGGTGCCGGGAAATGCTCGCCGGCCTGCAGAATTCCCTGAAAGGGCTGCCCAAAGGCGTTCTGAGTCAGCGAAAGAAGCGCTACAAGGAGAAAGCCTATTCTTATTACTCATTAAAATACCGCGATGGGGAGAAGGTCGTTAATAAGCATATTTCCTACGATGACGCCGCGGCTTTGCTGAAAAAACTGGAGCAAAGAAATAAAATCGAAAAGGAAGCTCAGGCGTACAAGAAAAAAATAGAATACTTATCGAAAATGCTGAAAGCCGGCAAGGGATGAATAAGATTCTTCTAACGATCCCGAATAAGCATATTTTCCCATCCTAGGTCCAGGAGCTTATTCAGGCGCTCGACCATGCGGGTTTTTTTGAAGAGTCAATGCTGATTGGGAGCTGGGTCATGCCCCTGTATCAGGTGGCGTTCGGTATACCCTATACGCTTCGCACGCTGGACATCGATTTTGCAGTCAAGTTCGCGGCATCGGATAGGGGCAAAGAGACCGATCTTGAGATGATCATGACGGGTTTGGGATATATTCCCGTGATGATGCAGTCAGGCCTTTGCAAGTATACCCGTCAAAATTTCAGCATAGAATTCGTTGTCCACAGAAAAGGCGGAAGCGATGATGAAGTCGTGGCAATTAGAAAATGGAACATTACCGCTGTTCCGCTTCCGTTCATCAATATTCTTCTCGATTTTCCTTTTATCGCAGATTTCGGTAATTTCCGTCTGAAGGCTCCGATTCCGGAAGCATACTTCGTTCAGAAAATGCTGATTGCCCAGAGACGTCCGGGCGAAAGCAAGAGGGACAAAGACCTTGAGCAATGTTCCATCATTTCCGGCCGTGTCGATCCTAAACGGTTGATTGCAGTTGTCGGGTCTTTAAAGCTCAGTGTGAAGAGCAGTAAGGTGCTACTCACTTCCTGCGAGGCAATTGATTTTCCACCACAGAGGCTGGGATTACGGTAGAATTGTGGGGGAAAAAGATAGAGACTTGGGGTCTTAGCCGCTTACCATGAAGTTATTCTATTCAGTTCAAAGATCTACCAAGCGCCGCAAGTTGACCATCATCGTCGAGAGTGATCGTAGCGTAATTGTACATGCAACGGAAGCAGTATCCGATGATAAAATCCGGAAGGCGGTTGGGTAACATTTATTGTGAGTCAATTCGTTCCTTCA
It includes:
- a CDS encoding nucleotidyltransferase domain-containing protein — protein: MLIGSWVMPLYQVAFGIPYTLRTLDIDFAVKFAASDRGKETDLEMIMTGLGYIPVMMQSGLCKYTRQNFSIEFVVHRKGGSDDEVVAIRKWNITAVPLPFINILLDFPFIADFGNFRLKAPIPEAYFVQKMLIAQRRPGESKRDKDLEQCSIISGRVDPKRLIAVVGSLKLSVKSSKVLLTSCEAIDFPPQRLGLR